A genomic stretch from Spongiibacter nanhainus includes:
- a CDS encoding imelysin family protein: MTFKPRHLLGRLAGITALTLSLSACVDDGGNGSSAVNADNFDFVRMLANYADNLIIPNYQHAAEVSADLSGDSGAIASYCSAIGSGEEDNALAVAQQQWRDTMDAWQATELHQVGPVLDNSGALRNRVLSFSRGAPLSTCGVDQAVVLAADNDNFNLGSRAANQRGLGAVEYLLFSDDLSHTCPSQIQETADWDQRPEQERKTLRCNYAQKLADDINAAATTLADAWTIGAGNYRSTFIDPANAGDSVKALSDALFFLDTEVKDAKLGIPLGISASCSQPACPEVAESRFAQYSLSNIENNLNAFAALLTGGSGLGFDDIIAQAGVPSVTELMQSNTAAALAEIDAMTTTLSEQAKGITDGADESTCATAADSPDGDRTIPACNLYGYIRRVTDTLKVGFVAAVDVDLPDRAQADND, translated from the coding sequence CGCCTGGCCGGCATCACCGCCTTGACTCTGTCCTTAAGCGCCTGTGTCGACGACGGCGGCAACGGCAGCAGCGCCGTCAATGCCGACAACTTTGACTTTGTGCGGATGCTGGCCAACTACGCCGACAACCTGATCATTCCCAACTATCAACATGCCGCCGAGGTCAGCGCCGACCTCAGTGGCGACAGCGGCGCCATCGCCAGCTACTGCAGCGCCATCGGCAGCGGCGAGGAAGACAACGCCCTGGCCGTCGCCCAGCAGCAGTGGCGAGATACCATGGATGCCTGGCAAGCCACCGAGCTACACCAGGTCGGCCCGGTGCTGGATAACAGCGGCGCCTTGCGCAACCGCGTACTGTCGTTCTCGCGGGGGGCGCCTCTCAGCACCTGCGGTGTCGACCAGGCGGTGGTATTGGCTGCCGACAACGACAACTTCAACCTCGGCAGTCGCGCCGCCAATCAGCGCGGTTTGGGCGCCGTGGAATACCTGCTGTTCAGTGACGATCTCAGCCACACCTGCCCCAGCCAGATTCAGGAAACCGCCGACTGGGATCAGCGCCCCGAGCAGGAGCGCAAAACCCTGCGCTGTAACTACGCGCAAAAACTGGCCGACGACATCAACGCCGCCGCCACCACATTGGCCGACGCCTGGACGATCGGTGCGGGCAACTACCGCTCTACCTTTATCGACCCCGCCAATGCCGGCGACAGTGTAAAAGCGCTTTCCGACGCGCTGTTTTTCCTGGATACCGAGGTCAAGGACGCCAAGTTGGGCATTCCGCTGGGCATCAGTGCTAGCTGCAGTCAGCCGGCCTGTCCGGAAGTTGCCGAATCCCGCTTCGCCCAGTACAGCCTCAGCAATATCGAAAACAACCTGAACGCCTTTGCCGCGCTGTTAACCGGCGGTAGCGGGCTGGGCTTTGACGACATCATTGCTCAGGCCGGCGTGCCTAGCGTGACCGAGCTGATGCAAAGCAACACTGCGGCAGCACTGGCGGAAATCGACGCCATGACGACCACCCTGAGTGAGCAGGCCAAAGGCATCACCGATGGCGCCGACGAATCCACCTGCGCCACCGCCGCCGACAGCCCCGATGGCGACCGCACTATTCCGGCCTGCAACCTCTACGGCTATATCCGCCGCGTGACCGACACCCTGAAAGTGGGCTTTGTCGCCGCCGTAGATGTCGACCTGCCCGACCGCGCCCAAGCGGACAATGACTGA